The proteins below are encoded in one region of Hordeum vulgare subsp. vulgare chromosome 3H, MorexV3_pseudomolecules_assembly, whole genome shotgun sequence:
- the LOC123441539 gene encoding proline-rich receptor-like protein kinase PERK2, whose protein sequence is LDPPPAPAPAPSLNRSSPPLPPPIHSRPQSPSSPPPTSLPPRCLSIRPPPPHPHTLPLPFPSPSPPALRSVAAATTVFPTTNLPPPMPLSLAIADLLPLLPPVPLSQATAAPSSYPPASLPLTLSPRPKVSRRRNHHIPHHRPPAHPTPGDPLSGQRRPILTPFPSPFPHLLFLP, encoded by the coding sequence CTTGACCcgccccccgcccccgcccccgccccttcCCTCAATCGCTCCTCACCTCCTCTCCCACCCCCGATTCACTCGCGGCCGCAGTCACCATCTTCCCCACCGCCAACCTCCCTCCCACCCCGGTGCCTCTCTATCCGGCCACCGCCGCCCCATCCTCACACCCTCCCGCTCCCCTTCCCCTCACCTTCTCCCCCTGCCCTAAGGTCAGTCGCCGCTGCAACCACCGTATTCCCCACCACCAACCTCCCACCCCCGATGCCCCTCTCTCTGGCCATCGCcgacctcctccccctcctaccCCCGGTGCCCCTCTCTCAGGCCACCGCCGCCCCATCCTCATACCCTCCCGCTTCCCTTCCCCTCACCTTATCTCCCCGCCCCAAGGTCAGTCGCCGCCGCAACCACCATATTCCCCACCACCGACCTCCTGCCCATCCCACCCCTGGTGACCCTCTCTCTGGCCAACGCCGCCCCATCCTCACACCCTTCCCCTCCCCTTTCCCTCACCTTCTCTTCCTACCCTAA